The sequence AGAGCTTATCGCTAATGATAAAACATATCCGTTGGCAAAAGAAATCTTTGAAGAAGCTAAGCCAAATTATCATTTTGTTTCTTCTTCTAGCATTGAGAAGATGTTGGCGAGTAAAAAATAAATCAGTTTTTTAAAAAACGTAAGCCGTCAGTAGTTTTTAAATTATTGACGGTTTTTTGTTGTTCGTAAAATAAATACTATCGTTAGTAAAAACTAAGTAGGCAAATTCGTTGTAGGTGTTTAAGTGATAACGACACCAACAATAAACACCCTCACAAATCCGTATAAAGTGATATGCTCGTTGGTGTCGTAACGGTAGAGCCGAAACTAAAACACCAACAAGGATATTGAAAATTTTCTAACCTTGCTAGTAGCTAAGCACTAACAAAAAACTAAAACATAATACACTCACAGCCTTCCAAGCACTTAAAAAGATTCAAGATGTTGCGCTCACGAAGCGAATAATAAACATTTTTTCCTTCTCTTTTAGAATTTAAAATACCTTTTAGTTTCATATTCGAAAGATGATGAGAGGTAAGAGATTGCTCAATTTCTAGTCCTTCACAGATTTGATTGACAGAGAGGCGTTCTTTTTTTTCTAAGAGTTTCAAAATACCTAAGCGAACAGGATGTGCTACCGTTTTTAAAATAAAAGCTGCTCGTTCTAGCGTTTCTACATCTATTTGTAGTGAGTTTTCAGTGTTCGTGGATTCCATAAATTAGTTATTGTATTATCTTTCTATAAATACTTGTTTATATGTTCATATATCATTACTAACGCAAAACAAAGTCTTTGGTTATTCTGTTGGTTCATTTTTCGTAGGTCAAAGACTTGTCTTTGATAAAACATAATTTCAGAATTCATTCGCTGTGCAATCCAACCGTCTTGTTTTTTCCTCATCAGCTTGTCAAAGTAATCTTGCTCTACAAGGCAAGGAAAATAAAGTTTTGATGAAGATAATAGAAAGCCACTACCCAAAAAGAAATCAGAACAAGAGAAATTAAATAGTCCAAAATTTCCAGTGTTTGAGAAAAATATAAGAAGACGATTGAAGAAGACTTTAAAACAATTATGGAGAATTGGAAAAGTTTAATTATTCCACAACACACAAAGAAGCCGAACAGGTTTTAGACATATTTGCCAAAGAGTATTTTTATTTATTTGGAGATTATGAAGATGCTATTTCTACTGGCAAGTGTATTCTTTTACATATTTAGCTAGTTAAGAATAGATTGTATTAGAGTACTGGACATCCATAGATATTTGCTGTTCTGTGAGCCACAGAACAGGGAAAAAATACCGTTCGTTGGTGTTTTAGCGTAGCGACACCAACA is a genomic window of Bernardetia sp. containing:
- a CDS encoding ArsR/SmtB family transcription factor — its product is MESTNTENSLQIDVETLERAAFILKTVAHPVRLGILKLLEKKERLSVNQICEGLEIEQSLTSHHLSNMKLKGILNSKREGKNVYYSLRERNILNLFKCLEGCECIMF